The following is a genomic window from Amycolatopsis sp. BJA-103.
GTCGAGATCTCGGGACAGGGCGGCTGGGACGACGACCTCACCTTCCCGGAATCACTGGAGGACGAGATCGTCCGGGCCTTCGAGAACGTCGAACGGACCCTCGCCACCGCGGGCGCCACCTGGCGCGACGTCATCGCCGTGAACTCGTACCACGTCCCGGAATCCCCCGGTTTCATCGGCGAGACCCACAACCGAGTCATGGTCGAACAGTTCCGCGAGCACCTGGGCGACCGGGCGCCGATCTGGACCGAGATCGGCGTTCCCGCCCTCGGCGCCCCGAAGATGCGAGTGGAGATCCGGGTCACCGCGATCGCCGATCCCGCCCGCGTGTGAACCCCGTCCTCCTTGGGTACTCCCCCACTGCGCCCATGCTCTTGGCCCAGCTGGGAAACCCGCTAAGGAGACACGCGTGGGTACAACCGGAACAAGGCAAGCTTACGAATTCCCCAGTGGTGTCGCCCCGCCGCTGGGAAAGGTCCGGGCCTGGCTGCGAGATCAGCTGAACGGCGTCGGGCGAATCACCATGGCGGACACCGAACTCCTGACCACGGAACTGCTCACCAACGCGCACGAACACGCGGACGGCGTCGCCGAGCTGAGGGTGTCCGTCCCCTCCGGCCGCGACGTGGTCCGCGTCGAAGTCGACGACCGTCGCCCGCGGCTGAAGCCACGCCGCGTGACGAAACAGGATCCGGCGAGCCCCCACGGGCGAGGGCTCGCGCTGGTCGAGGCGATCAGCACCACCTGGGGTGTGGACACCGGCGCCGGGTACAAAACGGTGTGGGCGGAGATCCCGGTGCTCTGACACGATCATCGGGTGACAGGCTCGCGAAGCACCGAACGCCGCGTCCTGGTGGCACCGATGCTGCGGCCGGGTGATCGCGTTCGCCTCGTGTCCCCCGCCAGCTTTCCGAGCCGTGAGCTGCTCGCCGAGTCCGCGGCGGTCCTGGAGGGCTGGGGCCTGGTGGCCGAAGTCGGCGCGCACGCGCTCGACCAGTGGGGGTACCTGGCGGGCCGGGACCAAGACCGCCTGTCCGATCTCGACGACGCGTTCCGCGATCCCGGTGTCCGCGCGGTGATCGCCACCCGCGGCGGCGCGGGCGCGTACCGCATCGCCGACGAGATCGACTTCGCCGCGGTCCGGGCCGACCCCAAGCCGATGGTCGGTTTCAGCGACATCACCGCCTTGCACCTGGCGCTCTGGCGGCAGTGCGGACTGGCCGGAATCCATGGCTTCCTGGCAGGCTCCCGGTCCGCGAACGCGACCCGGCGGTTGCTGATGAGCAGCGAATCCACCACCTTGCACCGCGACCCGCGCGCCATGACCGTCGCCGCCGAAGTACCCGGCATCGCCGCCGGCAACCTTGTCGGCGGCAACCTCGGCACCCTCGCCCACGCCGTCGGCGTCGGATTGCCTTCCCTGGCGGGAACCATCCTGTTCCTCGAAGCCGAGCGCGCCATCGGCCTCGGACACGTCGACCGGCAGCTCACCCAGTTGATCCGATCCGGCTCACTCCAAGGCGTGCGGGGTGTCGCCCTCGGCCGGTTTCCCGGTTTCGAGGGCTATGTCGATCGCGAGTGGACTCTCGTCGACGTCTTCAAGGACCGGCTGGGCTCACTGGGGGTGCCGGTGCTCGGCGGGCTCGACGTCGGACACGGCCCGGACCCGCTTTCCCTCCCCCTGGGACCGGCCGCCGTCCTGGACACGAAGTCGGGAACGCTCACCGTCGAACCGGCGGTGCGCTGAGATCTATTGAGGGGTAAGCCAAAGGTGACTTGTGGGTCCGGTTGGTCGTGAGTGGCGTTTCGGGTTAGAACCCGAAACGCCACTCACGACCAACCCGACCAGGCACGCCCCTTTACTCTTCCCCCTCAATACCTGACGTCGACTCGCCCGACCGCGTCGGAGCCGCCGGTCAATTCGGCGGACGCCTCCCGCCAAGCGGAATCGCCGGGGTAGAGCTCACTGCGAAGGTAGGCCCACGTGAGCCTTTGCACCGCGGCCACCCGTTCCGGATTCTCGTCGGTCGTCTCGGCGACGTCGTAGCCGGAGATCCCGCCGAGCCCGTGTTCCGCGCCGAACAGGGTGAGCAAGGTCTTGCGCCCCGGCGAAAGGAAGTACGGATCGGCGTGCCATTCCGGACCGCGCACCGTCAGATGGGCGGACGCGTCCTTGTCACCGGCGACCACGAGCGCGGGCGTCGTCATCGCGGAGAAGTCCGTACTCAGGAAGAAGGAGTAGTTCTCCGCCACGAACCCGGTGACGGCGTCGCCACCGCGTCCGGGCGCGGCGAGCAGAACTCCGGCGGAGACACGGGGATCGGCCAGGTTCACCTCCGTTCCGTCGCGAGGCTCGGTGTATCGCGCGCCGAGCAGCAGGCTCGCGGTGTGGCCGCCCATCGAGTGCCCGGCCACGGCGATCTTGCCCCGGTCCAGGCGTCCGCGAAGGTGCGGCACGGCCGCCTCGATCTCGTCGAGCCGGTCGAGGATGCGGATCATGTCCTCGGCACGCGACCGGTAGTACAGCGGCGCTTCGGGGTCTCCGGAGTCCAGGTTCAGCGTCCTGGAGCTGAGATGAGTGGGCTGGAGGACCGCGAACCCGCGTGCCGCCCAGAAATTCACGAGCGGGGCATAGCCGTTCAGTGACGACAGATGGTTCGAGGGCCCCTGGCCGTGCGACAGCAGGATGATCGGCAGTCCGTCTCCTGCCACCGGCACGGAGACCTTGACCTGCAGATCCACGGCGCGATCCGGCGTGGGCAGCACCACCGGGCTGACCGACAGAACGGGTGCGGTGGTCGAAAAGCTCATGACTGGTCCTTAACCGAAGACTAAGCGGAACGATGTTCCACAAACATACGGAGCAACGTTCCGCTTTGTCAAACGCCCCTCGCCCGGCCCGCGAGAAGGTGTGCGAGCGAGGCCGCCTCCGTCCTCAGCCCGGCCCAGTCGTCCTGGACGAGACCCAGGTAGCCCGCTCGCGCGAGCTCCAGCAACTCGCGATCCACGCCGTCGAGCGTCGGCGCGACAGCGGCCGCCGCGGCGTCTTTGGTCACGACCTCACCAGTTTCCAGGGTCGCGAGGACCCGGGCGAGGGTGAGCAGGACGTTGCGTTCGTCGCCGTCGATCTCCTCGATCAGGCCGGGGACGACGACACGGACCGACTGTCGCAGCTCGTCGCCCGCAACGGGTTCGAGCACTTCGGCGAGTGCCGGACCTCGCAGGACCCGATGTGCCGCATGAGCGGTGGCAACGAGGATCACGACGTCGGGATCCTCGGCGGGCTCGGGAAGACGACCGGCCACGAAGTCTTCGCGAAGCCACTCGCCGTACTGGAAATCGCGACGAAACCGGTCGCCCGCCACCAGAACGGTCAGCTCGATCGGACGGCGATCCGCGACTTCGGGAAAGCGTGCGGCGTGACCACGCCAGCCCGAGACACCCAACAGCAGCGAGACCAGACTCGCCCGTTCCGGACCGGTGAGCGACCTGCGAGTGACCAGCAGCAGATCGACGTCGCTGTCCGGCCGGAGTCCGCCGGCCACGGCGGAACCGTAGAGATAGGACCCGATGACGTCGCCGGGATTCTCGCGGTCGAGGTGATCCAGAAGAGGCTCGATGGACATGCCCCGACGATCACACAGGTCAGGCCCCGGGACGCAGGTATTTCCGCGCCCACTCGTCGAAGCCGGTGAGCGGAAGCCCCAGTTCCTTCGCGTATTCCGGGCGCCCCGGCTGCCCGACGACGTTCAGCCACTCGTGCGAAGCGCCCATCGACGGCATTCCGGCGGCGAGCGCCTGCTCCACCGTCATGTCCGGTGCGGACAGTCGCGTACCGGAAGTCCGGGAGAGGATCTCGGCGATTTCCCGCATCGACAGGAAGTCGCTCGCCAGCTCCAGTTCGACGCCGTCGAAACGCTCCGGCTCGGCGATGGCCGCCGCGGCCGCGGTGCCGATGTCATCCACCGCAGCCAGCGAGAGGCGGGTCTCCGGCTTGATGACACTCACCAGACCACCGTCGATGCCTCGCGGGAACAGGAACGTCATGGACGGCAGGAAGTTCTCCATGAAGAAACCCGGTTTGAGCAAGGTCCACCGCGCAAAACCCGCCGTCCGGACCCGGTCCTGGATCGCGGCCTTGGCACCGAGCGTGGGCTCCATCGACGCCCAGTGCCCCTCGGCCCAGCCGGGAGCTTCGATGTGCTGACCCGCACCGGAAACAGACGTGTGCACGAACTGCAGCACTCCGGCAGCTTTCGCGGCCTCGACGAGGTTGACTCCCTGGGTCACTTCCCCGGCGAAGTCGAAGCCTTCCGCATTCATGCCGGGCATCTGCACGGAGAACACGGCGCGAGCGCCCTTGGCGGCCCGGACCAGGGAATCGATGTCGTGGAGATCGCCGACGACGAGCTCGGCGCCGAGCGCTTCGATGGACCTGGCCCTGGCCGGGTCGCGCACCAGGGCACGAACGGGGACGCCCGCCGCGAGCAGGGCACGGGCGGTCGCGCCACCCTGCCTGCCGGTGGCACCGGTGACCAGAACGGGTTCTGCGGACATGGTCGCTCCTTCGCGAACGTAAGTGGCGGGGTCCGCCACTTATCGTCCGCTACGATATGGCGGGCCCCGCCACTTACGCAACCAACGAGGTGAAGGCATGTCCGACGGACAGCGCGCCGACGCGCGGCGCAACTACGCGCGCATCCTCGCGGTCGCCGAGGAGGAGGTCGCCGCGCACGGCGCCGGGGCCTCACTGGAACAGATCGCCCGCACCGCGAACGTCGGTTCGGCGACGGTCCGCCGCCACTTCCCCACTCGCCGCGCCCTGCTGGAGGCGGTGTCCGCGCACCGGATCGAGGCACTGTGCGCCCGCGCCGCCGAACTGACCGGCAAGGGCGACAGCAGGGCCTCGCTCATGGAGTGGCTCGACGAGGTCGTCGCCTACTGCGTCTCCGCCCGGGGGCTGGCGGCCGCGCTCGCCTATGACGGCCCGGTGCACGAAAATTCCTGCTCGTCGGCGCTGGAAAACGCGGGCGAACCGCTTCTGCGCCGGGCCGCAGGAGACGGCGTGGTGGCACCGGAGGTCACCGTCGGAGACCTGATCGCCGTCATCGTCGGCATCGTCCTGGCCACCGAGCACCATCCCGATCCGGCCGCGCGGGCGGACCGGCTGTTCCGGCTGACGGTGGCGGGGTTGAGCCCGCGGAACTGAACGGGGGCCGGAGTGGTCGCCCACCCCGGCCCCGTCCGTGGTTACCTCGTGCCGCGACGGCCCGACGAGACCACCGCGGGCACCAGCCCGCCGTTGATCACGAACTGCGAACCCGGTTCGCGGACGACGTCGCCCGTCGCCGAATTCGTGATCGTCACGTTCGTCAGTGTCGCGCTGCCGCGGGCGCCGCTCATCGCGAGGATGCCGGCCCCGTTGTTCGACTTGTCGATCTTGACGACTGTGACGGCCGCCGTCACGACACCGCCGCCGGTCTTGAACTGGACACCGTCGTAGGTCGAGTCGTGGATCTCGGTGTCCCGCAGGACCACGCCGGGAATGTCCTTGCCCTGCGCGAAGAACGTG
Proteins encoded in this region:
- a CDS encoding Rid family hydrolase, with product MTEPEFFATPGYGDRQLAEMRYSQAVRVGDRVEISGQGGWDDDLTFPESLEDEIVRAFENVERTLATAGATWRDVIAVNSYHVPESPGFIGETHNRVMVEQFREHLGDRAPIWTEIGVPALGAPKMRVEIRVTAIADPARV
- a CDS encoding ATP-binding protein, which translates into the protein MGTTGTRQAYEFPSGVAPPLGKVRAWLRDQLNGVGRITMADTELLTTELLTNAHEHADGVAELRVSVPSGRDVVRVEVDDRRPRLKPRRVTKQDPASPHGRGLALVEAISTTWGVDTGAGYKTVWAEIPVL
- a CDS encoding S66 peptidase family protein, which encodes MTGSRSTERRVLVAPMLRPGDRVRLVSPASFPSRELLAESAAVLEGWGLVAEVGAHALDQWGYLAGRDQDRLSDLDDAFRDPGVRAVIATRGGAGAYRIADEIDFAAVRADPKPMVGFSDITALHLALWRQCGLAGIHGFLAGSRSANATRRLLMSSESTTLHRDPRAMTVAAEVPGIAAGNLVGGNLGTLAHAVGVGLPSLAGTILFLEAERAIGLGHVDRQLTQLIRSGSLQGVRGVALGRFPGFEGYVDREWTLVDVFKDRLGSLGVPVLGGLDVGHGPDPLSLPLGPAAVLDTKSGTLTVEPAVR
- a CDS encoding alpha/beta hydrolase family protein, with amino-acid sequence MSFSTTAPVLSVSPVVLPTPDRAVDLQVKVSVPVAGDGLPIILLSHGQGPSNHLSSLNGYAPLVNFWAARGFAVLQPTHLSSRTLNLDSGDPEAPLYYRSRAEDMIRILDRLDEIEAAVPHLRGRLDRGKIAVAGHSMGGHTASLLLGARYTEPRDGTEVNLADPRVSAGVLLAAPGRGGDAVTGFVAENYSFFLSTDFSAMTTPALVVAGDKDASAHLTVRGPEWHADPYFLSPGRKTLLTLFGAEHGLGGISGYDVAETTDENPERVAAVQRLTWAYLRSELYPGDSAWREASAELTGGSDAVGRVDVRY
- a CDS encoding aminoglycoside adenylyltransferase domain-containing protein, producing the protein MSIEPLLDHLDRENPGDVIGSYLYGSAVAGGLRPDSDVDLLLVTRRSLTGPERASLVSLLLGVSGWRGHAARFPEVADRRPIELTVLVAGDRFRRDFQYGEWLREDFVAGRLPEPAEDPDVVILVATAHAAHRVLRGPALAEVLEPVAGDELRQSVRVVVPGLIEEIDGDERNVLLTLARVLATLETGEVVTKDAAAAAVAPTLDGVDRELLELARAGYLGLVQDDWAGLRTEAASLAHLLAGRARGV
- a CDS encoding NmrA/HSCARG family protein — translated: MSAEPVLVTGATGRQGGATARALLAAGVPVRALVRDPARARSIEALGAELVVGDLHDIDSLVRAAKGARAVFSVQMPGMNAEGFDFAGEVTQGVNLVEAAKAAGVLQFVHTSVSGAGQHIEAPGWAEGHWASMEPTLGAKAAIQDRVRTAGFARWTLLKPGFFMENFLPSMTFLFPRGIDGGLVSVIKPETRLSLAAVDDIGTAAAAAIAEPERFDGVELELASDFLSMREIAEILSRTSGTRLSAPDMTVEQALAAGMPSMGASHEWLNVVGQPGRPEYAKELGLPLTGFDEWARKYLRPGA
- a CDS encoding TetR/AcrR family transcriptional regulator, which encodes MSDGQRADARRNYARILAVAEEEVAAHGAGASLEQIARTANVGSATVRRHFPTRRALLEAVSAHRIEALCARAAELTGKGDSRASLMEWLDEVVAYCVSARGLAAALAYDGPVHENSCSSALENAGEPLLRRAAGDGVVAPEVTVGDLIAVIVGIVLATEHHPDPAARADRLFRLTVAGLSPRN